GTCCCAGTGACTGAGGGCTGAACAAGCAAGGGAATttgctcaaatatatatatatatatatatatatatatatatatatatatatatatatatatatatatatataaagccagaGAAgcccgggtggggggggggggcaggaggagGGACATTTCTGACACACAGCACTGTACTGCTTctcactaatagttttaataactcctactgcaTTTACCCACAatcttctttaaagggacactgtgggcacccagaccacttcagcccattgaaatgatctgggtgccaactaccaattataaactgcaataattaccttgcgggttaagtcctcctctagtggctgtctaccagacagccactagagggacttccggcttcttagacgactttgcatgaggacctccaggatcaccggaatccccataggaaagcattgaataatgctttcttatggtaaGATCCTAATGCAAGCGGGGCCATTgcagacgtcggcgggggaggagcctaATCTagagccgagggacatcagcactggattcaggtaagggactgaaggggttttaacccctttgacGACATGGGATGGGGGCGGGAAGAAggagggcactgcaggattctacagtgccaggaaaacaggttacaggcactagagaatccctttaaagtgtTCAGTCACTCTACAGCTGAGACCTGAGACACTCATGCTGTGGCTAGTTAAAAAGTGGGGAAGCATCAAACTCCAGGACTGGGGCCGTGACTCAGAGAACTGAGCTTATTctgatttcaatatttttttaatctgtaatgattgttAATTATGTaaaccatgtcagctacttccTGGCTCtatattaccactgcagattcATTATTTTGCCAGTTGTATATCATGGTGCCCAGATTGGTGTTTTATGTCTCActattttactcagctctaccttatgtatgtgtatctctgcgGTCTACCCAGCTATGTGTATTGTAAAAATCTATTTGTATTgagcccagctctgtgtattatatctctatttttatgtgtttgacATTTGGAAAACACTGCCCAGTGCTTTGCTACTCATATGCTTGCATAACACATATTGGAATTGCACACactcagaaaaaaattaaaaaataaaataaataggaatttcttcagttaaacaatttaaaaaaatctgttaacAACTGTATATTGGTAAGCTAGTTTCACACCAGGATCAATGATAAAATGCCTGCCAATCTCCTATTTCCCACTCAAAAGTGATTCAAGTGCTTTTGGCCGAAGCTGCAAGCTATATACAGAAGGAAACTAAAACTAGTCTCATactagaatcaatgacccagACCCCACACCCACACAGCCACTTCTCCATTCCAGGTAATGACTCAGAATCAAGAACTGCACTGAACTAAACTTGTTTGGGCTCATGCATGTCAGTTTCCTCGAGATTCTGGCACATAGTGGTTCAGAATCCAGAATTTTGGGCGATCATCCAATCAGCCTGAATTTGGACACAATTAAATTTATCCTGAGACGAATTtccaaatctaattttttttttatataactttatattattaaagttcttttatataaaaaaaaaaaatgctttgaaagTTCAGTGCCAAGGATGTTTACAGAATTTTGACAGCTGATTGAGAGGCAACAGTGCCTCAGAGTGTGACACTATTGaatgtaataattattatttGATCATAGTGATCGATTTTTCTTTTACCTGGAAATTTTGTTTAATCCTCTCTGGGGTGTAGCTTTTTGCCAGAACAACAATGCCTCTCTGAAGTAAATAGCGCATGGCTATTTGGGCCGAAGTCCTGCTGAGCTTTTTAGCAACTGCATTTAAAACAGGATCCTCGAGGAGAACAGGAGAATTTGCATCTACCCTGTAAgtgttgaaaaaaaatgtttgaatgactcctatcaTGAATCTGTTTTGAGAGGTCAATGCTAAAGCAGTTACCTGGCAGCAACTCGGGTAATTATGTAGAAAAAAGACCCAATTCTAAAGTGGTCCTCATTAAAGGTGAGCAATTGTGTTTGGTTAACATTCTGGAACAATCAATATATTATCTTGGATTTGACAGCATTTTAGGTATGtactaaaaatgtaaatgttcatGCTATTTCCTTACCACTTTTCAGCCCTGCTGGACCCTAGAACACTGTATGCCACAAGCACAATATCCTTAGACTTGCAGAACTCGAGCAACTTGGTCTGATTCAGGTAGATGTGACATTCCACCTACGGATGAAACTTGTTAATTTAGATATATACAAGATAATGATAGGCGTGTGAGGGGAACATTTCTTAATATGGTACAAAACTATAGTATTTTCAGGCATGCTTGCTTCGGCATTTCTTCCTTGATCTTGACAGCTTGGCATATGATATAAAaagggactatatatatatatatatatatatatatatatatatatatatatagagagagagagagagagagagagagagagagagagagatatctcTATCACAGTGCATACAATAATACCTGTGATACAGCTCTTCAATAATACagcacattttaattatattctGATGGTGAACCTTCACTAAATAAACCAAGGAAGTTCCTCTATAAAACCAACAATTTAACTCAGGCCAAAATATTGAAAAGTTCATTTGCTGCTTACTCACAACAGACTCAAACTAACctgattattaaaggaacactatagggtcagaaatagaaatgtgtattcctgacactatagtgttaaaaacacttttaGTGGCTGGCCCCCAATACCTCCTTTAAAAAGGCAATaaacttacttttattccagcacCGCGTGGGTATACCCACGCTGGCTCTGGCCCTgatcacctccatggctgagataatcaaaattgacaatctcagccattccagtgatttctcataggaatgcattgaattggctgagattaggGGGTAGTTTGAACGCCTTTcttgccaatcaacatctcctcatcaatcaatgcatctctttggggaACGTTTGGTGCCTACATGCAGCGTGCAGCACTAACCCAGAAATCACcgctagtggccgtctgagtgacaaccactggaggtgtccctagggagtgctgcaaaggcagtgtttgcatggaaatgcctgcagggacatactatactcaccagaaaactacattaagctgttgttgttctggtgactatagtgagtgtccatttaagaaaaTTACAGAGCAGTTTAAACTATGGCATTAATGAATGAACGCTGACAGTTTGTTGCACGGTACAGTGTAGCCCCAAGTGAAAACAACCCAACCACTTTATTATCAGATGTAAAAGAATATTTAGGAAAGTGAGACCACTGTAGCAATAGGAGAAGGAAGTTATCAAGGAAATAGTTGTTGTTACCTGGTTACAAACTGGTTTGTGCTTTAGTCCTGGCTTATTTAGAATTAATTCGAGCTGCCTTTTATTAAAATTTGACACACCAATAGATCTAACCAGTCCTGCATCTTTACAATCCTCCAAAGCCTATAAAATAGAAAGAATAGTAAATGCATGGCATTTATACAACCAGGTGATCCTCTTAACAatgaaatgtgtgtatatagtgcttaAATATTTAATTGGTGAACAAAGCAGCTCTGAAACATCTGAGTGGGAATAACCCCTCCCCACatctaaataacaaaatacaaaagtGTTATATAAGTTATCAGCCTACATGTGAACTGGAGCGCTTATAAGATACAAAAATAAGGATAAAAGTGTGAAATgaggaataaaacattttttttttcccgttcTTACTCATATTTGGAGTACTTCTATCCTTATCCAAGGAAAGGTGTGATGCTACCTTTAAGAGCATACCGACATTACTAACTGAGACAGTTTCTTACAGGCTCATGACCATGTAAGTTGTTATAATTATCATCCATAAAACAAAAAGATTCAGAACCACTTTTCTAAGTTCCATTTTTTTCTATACCTCGTGCATTATTACACTAAAGAGGGGTAAACTAAACATGcatgcttattttttttcttgtaagcactccACTTCACATATAGGCTGATAACCTATATAGCACTTTTGTATAAATGCATGGCATTGCCTTTCAGTAAAGGGACAGAGAAATAAAGTGAATTAATCTTAAGAATCAAAATAATTATGAACCTGTTTAGAGGGCTTTCAGATAAAGATATTATatactttattaaaaaacaaacaactcatTTTACAATTATAAATGCATTAGAAAAACCTCTAACCATGTCTGAACCATTTTACTTattcaaataaaatgaaaataaatgttgaGGGGGGGTGGAGCCAGCACCCGATCGAGCAGGACGCATTACTGTGCAGCTCCGTAAGCATGCCCCGACTAACGAGGCTTTTTGCAGCCAATTACTTACCCACAAGGGTCCGGTGGGGCTCCCTGGACTCCTTAAcccatgggggaaaaaaaaaaagaaaaagcaccgGGCGGATCTGGGCTCTGATACCAGAGACATTGGTGCGTACATGCAGCCAACCTCGCGGCCAGCGccttccaagatggcgccggctggGGCCTACTTTTTTGCTTCGTCGGACAACGACAGCCTCCAGGACCTGCCTCCTGCCCCATCCCAGGTACGCTCTGTATCCCAGACACCTCTGGAGGAGGGTGACTGTGCCCTCTCTACTAAAGCAGACATACAAGCATTGAGGCAGGACATTAAAGCCATGTTCCAGGCAGATATGGCCCTAGTTCGGGAAGACGTCACAACACTCACTGGCAGAGTGGAAGCGGTGGAGGGAGACAGGTGGCACCAAACTGGCACAATATGCCACAGATGCTGCTCTTGGTTCACTACAAAAGAGATGAGACGATTTGACCGCACAACTGGCTAGCATGGAAGACAGGGCTAAAGCACGCAATGTGAGAATACGTGGCGTCCCCGACACCATCTTAAAATGCTGAACTACCCCATTACTGCAGGAGGCTTATTGCCACACTCATGCCACCAAAACAGCTTGTGGTGGATACCTGCTTCCGTCTCCCAAAGACGCAACTATGGATGTATTGCTGAAGTTTGCAAAGGACTCAGACCGAGGGATGCTCATGGGCGCTGTTAAAAGCTCTCCCACAATACCCTTCGAGGGCGCACACCTAGTCTTTTACAAAAGAGTTTTCTAGAGGTACCCTCACCTGGCGGAGAGCGCTCTGACCAGTTACGCAACTACTGAGAGAACACTCCATCCCATACAAGTGTGGCCTGCACCGATTGATGGTGGACAGGAACGACCAGATGCATCTCCTGACACATTTCAGAGGCAACAACGTTCCTCCATTAGGTTTACCGATGGGGACCGTGAAGAAGAACGCACAATCATCCTAGACGGTGGAGAGAATCACTCCCTTTGTGCCCAGACGGGCAGCACCGGAGACTACTGACTCTCCTACCTGACGCCAAGGGCAGCTGACACTACTGTTAAACGC
This Pelobates fuscus isolate aPelFus1 chromosome 3, aPelFus1.pri, whole genome shotgun sequence DNA region includes the following protein-coding sequences:
- the LOC134602555 gene encoding aldo-keto reductase family 1 member C1-like isoform X2, which gives rise to MYAPMSLVSEPRSARCFFFFFFPHGLRSPGSPTGPLWALEDCKDAGLVRSIGVSNFNKRQLELILNKPGLKHKPVCNQVECHIYLNQTKLLEFCKSKDIVLVAYSVLGSSRAEKWVDANSPVLLEDPVLNAVAKKLSRTSAQIAMRYLLQRGIVVLAKSYTPERIKQNFQVFDFELSAEEMKTLDGLNTNMRYIETKQWQDHPKYPYNDEY
- the LOC134602555 gene encoding aldo-keto reductase family 1 member C1-like isoform X3: MSPGDDPFPTDENGKAIYNNTDIRDTWKALEDCKDAGLVRSIGVSNFNKRQLELILNKPGLKHKPVCNQVECHIYLNQTKLLEFCKSKDIVLVAYSVLGSSRAEKWVDANSPVLLEDPVLNAVAKKLSRTSAQIAMRYLLQRGIVVLAKSYTPERIKQNFQVFDFELSAEEMKTLDGLNTNMRYIETKQWQDHPKYPYNDEY